The nucleotide window CTTTCATTCTTCCTTAGAAACTCCTTTAGGAAATCTCTCAGTGGTAGCTGGTTTggtaatatatagatatagagataatAGAGATAGAGATCCCAAAACATCTTCAGCTTCAAATAATATTTTAGCCAGGCTTAAAAATCATATATTTTTCAATTATATTACTGAGTGGAGAACTTAATGACCCAAGGTGTTATCCAATTTTTTTTCCTAAACTTTTGATTCGGAttcaggtgaaagtttacaaagcagataatcggttttacattcaacaatttatacacatttggtTTAAAATCATCCATTTCAATCCCATTGATATGTCATTGCTTTTCCTACTTGCTCCCAgggtttcctctttccatttcTTCTATACTAACTCTATCCTTGAGGAAATACTTCTCTTTTGGATTCAAATGACTGATTATTCTCACGTGAAAGTGAGGTCAGTTCTATATCTAAAGGGAGACTAAGGGCCAGCGCCTCGGGGTTCCCACCAGTCTTATCACACCAATAATACTGACTGTTTTCATCATTGTGAGTTcggtttcacattcttttcccACTGTATCCAGAACCTTCGAATACGATCCTGTTCAGCAATTGGTAGtagtaggtgggcaccatcaatttcttctggtcttagaatGGTGGAGAATGAAATTTACTAAtttgactcattgtgactctatgTCTCTTACCTTCCGTCGTTCTTTCTGCCGGAACGGCAGATGAGTACTGGAATTTTAGGTGCATGCTCACAAACTTTAAGACAGGAATACtgcgagttgaaattgacttaacGGCAGCGGGTCTATCGGAATTGGTAGctatttgtttaaaataaatcGGTTATATTTCAAAGTGGAAGAATTGAAGAACCCAGTCAATGACAAGACAGGTTAAATAAACTAGTTATAAAAAGATATTAAACACTCCACTTTAAACAGTTTGTTTAGATAACAGTAAAGTTAAAGCTAATTTTGTCCAAAAGTTTAGTCAGGATGACATTAAACCTAGATGATATTGATTCTGGATGGATCAGAGAGACTAACTTGTCTTAAATATTTCATACACTAAAAAAATGATTGATACAAATGGTAGAGATATaaagtgaaaatattttatttgacaACTGAACCAACATTGCTTTTAAAGCTAAATTGAACTGCTTGagctgtctgtgtgtctgtggtgTCTTTTTCctgataattttttgttttgttttcataaagCTTTTCAATAAGcaaccaatgaaacaaacaacaaaacaaaatgataatGTGAGCAAATGACCGGTTTTGAACTTTGGTTTTATAATATAAACCATAATTTCTATCATTTGTTACAAATTAACTAAGCATTCTATGTGATAAGGGTTGATATTCATAATAAGATTTTCAAACAAAGAACACAGTTCAAATTGAATAccgtatttttgttttatttaaatataagACAATACAAATTATTTCAATTAAAGTATTCATCACAACATGAATAAAATCCATTTCATTCCATTAGACAGAAAACACCTATTGTGCTAAAAAGAACTTGGTTTACACAGAGGCTTTCTTACAGTTTTTATTAcaggaaaataaagaagaaaatagatCCTCTGAGATATACATACTCACCAAAATGATTGCTTGGCTGCCCTCTAGCAATGTATAAATCTGATTATAGATAGTGATTGATAACAGCAATTTCTCTTGACACTTCTAAACCAAGAAGAAGATAAGACATAATCAACAAAATCATTATTCTATCATCTGCATATTTTCAATACATATTTTGTATGCTTTTTAAGAATTTAAAATACATCATTGATCATCTCATTACTGACAAAAATCTCTATttcatagaaatatatttttatccaTCGAAATGACATTTTAGTTTCAGAatgctcaagtgagttttattagTAGGTCGTTAATCACTGTCTTGCAGGTGACACCTGGGGAAATGATTTAGTGTAGATTAGAGCAGGCAAATATAGCCCTGAAAATAGccattttatttccatttatgGTCAGTGAAATATACTTCAGTAAATACAGACATTGAAATTTATCTAAGACTGCCATAAATTAAAAtcctttcatttattaaaactattGCTTGACCTTGATTATTAAATAAATTAcagttaataaaatattaaatgcagTTAAAAATAGTAATAAGATATTTTAAATAAGGGTATTGATTCTTATGCAGAACTAAAAATATAGATATTTCCAGTATACTTTGATTACTTTTTATTCTTATGCTCTTTGGAATACTTTTCTTCATTAGAGATAATTCCTACTGTCTTACAAAAGGCATGTTTTTTTGGTATTTTAGAGACTATAATATGTAAATTGTGTTTGAATATTTAATGAATTCTAATTGTTTCTTTGTGTCTGATTTCTTTTCACTCACTCATTAATTTTAAAGTAAATGATGAATTAAACAAACAAGAAACCTTTACCTGGATTGAGATCATGAACCTCTGGGAAACATCTACTAATTAAATACTACCATAAATAAATTTGCATTTACCAGATATATTGTTGTAGACTAGACATTCAGAGATCACTGCTAGTAATTAATAAATTGGAAATAAATTACTAGTTTTATATTTGCCTTCATTGACCTGAGGATGCCTTTTGTTAAAAGAAAGGTtgatataaaaaatttttttaagttcaatCAACTTAAAAAGTGTAAACAGGAATTATCTTATCTTGACTTCTTCATTCTTTTAAACACCCACGTTGTAAACCGAACAAAGGAATGAGTTGACACTCCTCTTCTTTCCATGACCGTCATCCTCACTTACACACCATTTCCTCAGCTCTCATTATCTCACATTATAATGGAAGAATTTCTGGTGGTATAATCATTTATGATGCTCTACCAAGAGCAAATCAGTGGAAAGTTCTTAAATGTCTCATACAAATTATATTTCAACCTACACCATGAAATAAGTCTTCACTCCAATTCAATTTTAAGTAAATAGAAATGATAACTCTTAAAGTGCTTTGTAAATATCACATAGTCTGTACCTGCAATTGATCCTTTCTGAAACATAATATGTATATTTATTGTCATAATGTCATATTATTTTATCACTATTATTATATGTGTTAATGGTCACGCTAAAAAGCGCACTGCTGGTTGGAATAACATTAGGGCAAGAACTGCTTGTGATACAAACATTCTATATTTCTGCATTTATATCATTTCTGCCTATGATTACATCTGGTTGCCTGATAAAAATTTTATGCAGGAGCGTCCCACGTGTTTCTACGGCCTTCAGGTTTTGAATCACCAGCAGCTGTGATGGAGGAGGAAGACGTGCCTGGATTGGGTGTTATTATTTCTGGGATATCCTCATGAGCGATTGAAGTTTGTGAACATCATTCGAGCTGATCgagataagacaaacatagagcatcccagttgccggcTGTGTCCtaaagaccaaagaaaatgaccaagactCAGGAttcactgacattcaatgatgtggctgtaaagttcacctcagaagaatggcagctcctgaaccctgctcagaagaccctatatcaggatgtgatgttggagaactatcgcaacctggtttccattgagaTCCCAAAAGTTGATGATCATTTGCTCGATCAGTCGCAACATGGAAGGAACATCGACAAAACCGAACAGTTCTATAAATTTAAAACATTggaaaatattcttcatcaacacaaaaacaattttccTCTAAAGGAAAACTATGAGATATTTGGCATACATGAAAATATAGTAAAACCAGATTTAATCATTCCAGTATTAAATCAAAAGAGTAGTAGCCAAATAAAGAAGTCAATTGTACTCAATGGAGATGAAAAAACTTTTTCGAATGTTGAAGAAGTCCAATTTTGCACTGAAGTGAAATTCTCTGTGTGTGAAAAATCCAGTAGGATGAAGTCACaaagcattcagcatcaggaaccTGACAAAGTTGAGAAACCAGGCATAGGTAATAAATGTGGGAAAAACTTCATCAAGGAGTGGTTCCTCTGTGAGGATGTACAAGATAAGAGCTATGAATGCAGTCTGTGTGGGCAGGAATTCGACCATGTATTCAAAGTCACTGCACATTGTCGAACAGCTCATAAAGGACAAAAACCATATACATGCTTAGAATGCAGCAaagcttgtcacagtaaatcatacctccaggaacatcagaaaactcatgtggcagggatgccctgtgtatgcagtgaatgtgggaaaggcttcaccaggaacaGTGATCccactgctcatcagcgaactcatagtggagagaaagCCCATGTACGTGGTaattgtggtaaagctttcagccggaAGCAATGCCTTAAAGCACAGCAGACATTTCACAcaagaaagaaactccatgtatgtggtgaatgtggaaaagcctttatcaagaagcatgctctcactattcatcagcgaactcatactggagagaaaccctatgaatgtggtaaatgtggaaaagcatttgttacGAAGaaagttctcactgttcatcagcgaattcTTACCGGAGAAAAACCATATGTATGCGGTGAGTGTAGTAAAGCTTTCACCTGGAAACGATGCCTTACAGACcatcagacatttcacacaggaaagaaaccccacgtatgtggtgaatgtggaaaagcctttagcaGGAAGAATACCCTCATTGATCATGAACGAACTCATACGGGGGAGAAACCTCATGTATGCGGTgactgtggaaaagcctttatcaggaagacagttctcactgctcatcagcgaactcatagtggggagaaaccccatgtatgtggtgaatgtggaaaagcctttatcacaaAGGATGCTCTCACTCTTCATCAacgaactcatactggtgagaaaccccatgtatgtggtgaatgtggaaaagcctttacctggaagTATGCTctaactgttcatcagcgaactcatactggagagaaaccccatgtatgtggtgaatgtggaaaagcctttatcaggaagaatgaactcactgctcatcagcaaagtcatactggagaaaaacggtatgtatgtggtgagtgtggtaaagccttAAGCTGTAAACAATCTCTTATAgcacatcagacatttcacacaggaatgaaaccccatgtatgtggtgaatgtggaaaagcctataGCTGGAAGAAtgttctcactgctcatcagcgaactcatactggggataaaccccatgtatgtggtgaatgtggaaaagcctttatcacaaAGAATGAACTCGCTACTCaccagtgaactcatactggagaaaaaccttaagtatgcagtgagtgtggtaaagctttcagctggaagagatccctaaCAGCACATCAGAAATTTCACACAGGAAATAAACCCtatgtatgtagtgaatgtggaaaagcctttatctcaAAGACTGACCTCACTGTTCAtaagcgaactcatactggggagaaaccccatgtatgtggtgaatgtggaaaagcctttagcgGAAAGAATAACCTCACTGTTCACCAGCGAACCCATAGTGGAGATaaacctcatgtatgtggtgaatgtggaaaagccttttccTTGAAGAAGGACCTCACTTTTCAtctacgaactcatactggagagaaaccctatgtatgcggtgactgtggaaaagcctttatcaggaaggatggtctcactgctcatcagcgaattcatactggagagaaaccccatgtatgtgctgagtgtggtaaagcctttatcaggaaggatgttctcactgctcatcagcaaattcatactggagagaaaccctatatgTGCAGTGAgggtggtaaagctttcagccgagAGCGatcccttacagcacatcagaaatttcacacaggaatgaaacctcatgtatgtggtTAATGTGGGAACACCTTTATCTTGAAGAATGAACTCAGTTAATCAGCCAACTCATACTGGGTCAAAAGCACATGAATGTGGTgaatgtggtaaagctttcagccagaaacGATTCTTCATAgcacatcagacatttcacacaggaaagacGCCTTTTGCATGACATAAATGTGGAAAATCATATCTGGAATTCAGGTATCATTCAACATGAGAAAATTCTTAGTGAGAAAATCTTTCAATGGTAtaagtgtaacaaagctttcaaaaaaCAGGAAGAGGCGATAGGGTTTGGCCCAGGCTTTGTGTGGTACCAAACGATTGTGACTTACAATGTGGCTACCCAATTTCTGAATTGCTTTCCTTTACTGACGACCCACCATTGTGGGGTGAGGGAGAGGAGTGTCCAGACCTTCCCAGGACACATAGGCACCTCATTTCTCTTCTAGCTTCCAGTGCCCGAAAGAGAGCTAGATCTcctgtttctggatcacagctataccaagcagtAGAGTGCCCACCCAGATGCCAGTGTGCCTGCCCCACCTTCATGCTCTTTGTTACTCCTCCTCCCcccagacagcaaaaaaataacaaaaaagaagaatgaagaagatagAAGACGTTTGGAAACAGTCCAGACGATGAATGGACCACAgtgaacctcagcctccacaaccctgagaccagaagaactagatggtgcccagctaccactactaattacttgaaagggatcacaaaagagggaCCTGAGtagagtgggagcccaaaatggaacaaaaccccaaatcatagACTAGGCTTACTGCTCTGATGGATACTTGCAATCCCAACAATGGCCCTTAGCAGCTTCACTCCCGGAACTGGACTTCCTCCTCTGACTCTCATTTCAGCCAAAAAACATACAGGcatggaggggaagaataacattcGAGAGGTACACACTCCACAAAATTACCAAGTGTACAAAATCAAAAGGACTGCATTTGCTAATGGATAAAACTCTTGAAAGCAAGAAGGACAGGAAAGGATGAATAATAATGAGGGGAAAACAGGGAGggcggaagtgggaagagtgctggtaTATCTTGGGcactgcaatcaatgtatgaattgttgaatgtaaaaccaatttactctgtaaaattTTATATCATAAAAATGtataaactcaaaaccttcctctagttcctgaatgcttcctcccctcccaatcatcatgaccccaatcctaccttgccttgtggacctggttgtaccagaggatgtacagcggtgcagtggggatctggaggcacagggaatataggacagacgaacccttcaacaccagcggtgggagaggcgacaccaggagggaagggcatgtagaaagggagaaccgatctaggaGATCtaggtgtaacctcctctctggtagATTGTctagggggaggcgggtgaggggagatgccggggagtgtaagataagatataataattatttataaactatcaagggaccaggggtgggatcggggagggagggggatgggggaaaaaaaagggaaaccgagctgattccaggaactcaagtggaaggtgaattatgagagtgacgagtgcaacgaatgtataagggtgctttgctcatttgatgtatgtacagattgtgataagagccttatgagcccctataaaaagattaaaaaaaaagaaagaaaatgattagggcaaagaatgtacggatgtactttatacaattgatgtatgtatatgtatatgtatggattgtgataagagttgtatgagcccctaataaaatgtaaaaaaaaatgtataaagaaaaaaaatttagtgcagttattaaaaaaaaaccacattcTCTGCTTGCACAGTGCACAACACAGCCGAAGTAGTGGAGACAAGCATATCGGAGAACAGTGAAAGCAATGACAAGTTAAATTTTGTCCTCTACAACATAGGCAGGTCATAGGTCATGTTCCCAGATTCAGTCTGCAGGGGTGTCTTCCTAAACTGATAAATATAGATTGGCAACTTCCCTTAATAATTAATTGTGTTAGGGGCAAAATGGTGTGAATATATTGCTATGAGGAACCTCTGGGTTGATACAGCATAGTGACAGTATAAACCAAAGAACACTGACTAATCAGTATCCTCCTCACAATTATGCAATCACTGTGTCATCCACCTACTTGAgtgtttctactttaccaagcatgatgtccttttgttGAAACTGCTCTCTCCTGAATACATGAAAAAAGCTCATGAGATGAAGTCATTATGTCTCCTCTTTGAAgggacattctggctatacttcttccaagagagacttgCTTCTTCTATGGaagtccaatattcttctccaacactataATGCAAAACCTTCTATtctattttggtcttctttattgatTGTGCAACTTTTAAACACATGAGAGAAATTATTTCTACAGAAATAATACCAAGACActtatgatgatagatagatgttaggtagatcgatagatagatagatagatagatagatagatagatagatagatagacaggttTATATAGCAATATGGACTACAACAGCTAAATAGTCCACGCAGCAGTTCAACTCATTTTCGTGGGAGAGTTAATATACtggaggtccttcaactcacatcagTGCTGGTCCAAAATCAAGTGGAATTTGCCCTCAGGCAAGATGAGTAGAGCAGGCAGCAGTAGCAGCGTAGTGTAGCAGGTCCTGATGGAGCCACAAGCTCTAGCAAGGCAAAGCACGGTGACACGATCACAATCGCCAACCAGAAGCATTGTGAACCAGGTCTTGACGGGGCCTCGAGCCCTAGTGCTGCACAGCATGGTGACAAGATCCACAGGTTAGCTCAGCCCAATTATAGTGCAGAATGGAGTTGAAAcaaaggactagctcaggcagcagTGTGCTCATCCAATCACCAAGGATAAAAGAGAATGAACCCAGTCTCCAAGGGACATTTATCGCAGTCACCT belongs to Tenrec ecaudatus isolate mTenEca1 chromosome 5, mTenEca1.hap1, whole genome shotgun sequence and includes:
- the LOC142449093 gene encoding LOW QUALITY PROTEIN: uncharacterized protein LOC142449093 (The sequence of the model RefSeq protein was modified relative to this genomic sequence to represent the inferred CDS: substituted 3 bases at 3 genomic stop codons): MNPLGFGYKADDVESDNQKNKHRASQLPAVSXRPKKMTKTQDSLTFNDVAVKFTSEEWQLLNPAQKTLYQDVMLENYRNLVSIEIPKVDDHLLDQSQHGRNIDKTEQFYKFKTLENILHQHKNNFPLKENYEIFGIHENIVKPDLIIPVLNQKSSSQIKKSIVLNGDEKTFSNVEEVQFCTEVKFSVCEKSSRMKSQSIQHQEPDKVEKPHVCGECGKAFIKKHALTIHQRTHTGEKPYECGKCGKAFVTKKVLTVHQRILTGEKPYVCGECSKAFTWKRCLTDHQTFHTGKKPHVCGECGKAFSRKNTLIDHERTHTGEKPHVCGDCGKAFIRKTVLTAHQRTHSGEKPHVCGECGKAFITKDALTLHQRTHTGEKPHVCGECGKAFTWKYALTVHQRTHTGEKPHVCGECGKAFIRKNELTAHQQSHTGEKRYVCGECGKALSCKQSLIAHQTFHTGMKPHVCGECGKAYSWKNVLTAHQRTHTGDKPHVCGECGKAFITKNELATHQXTHTGEKPXVCSECGKAFSWKRSLTAHQKFHTGNKPYVCSECGKAFISKTDLTVHKRTHTGEKPHVCGECGKAFSGKNNLTVHQRTHSGDKPHVCGECGKAFSLKKDLTFHLRTHTGEKPYVCGDCGKAFIRKDGLTAHQRIHTGEKPHVCAECGKAFIRKDVLTAHQQIHTGEKPYMCSEGGKAFSRERSLTAHQKFHTGMKPHVCG